The Anas acuta chromosome 2, bAnaAcu1.1, whole genome shotgun sequence genomic interval GGATCTGTCCTGTCCTGTACCTAAACCAATCTGTTTGATTGGGTTGGGGGCTGTGCACAGATATTTGTCAAAGACACACAGAGTTTCCTTTGATAAGCATGTCGTGTGGAATATAATGCCTGAGAGATGCTTTCTCGAAAGTAGTTCAGTGCCAAACGTTTTGAACTTCTAACAGTTTCCATATAGTGGTCCTAGATTTGTTTAAAACCAACATTTTACTTGTAGCATTCACAGGGTCTTGAATCTTTGGTTTTCTGGTTCTACTTGCACATTCTCTCAAATGCTTACTTTTGTTTCCTCAGTATCTCCCCAGAGAGGGTCAGATGCCTCCCAAGCACTGCAGTGGTTCTTCCTTGCATTAGCTTCTTCTCTGTTGTAATTACAGTCCTGGGGTGTCCTGCCATTTTCTTAACTTACTTCTAGTTCATCACAGTTTCTGAATCTCTGCCTGCTTCTCTAGCTcttacacacatatatattgcATCGTCATCTCAATACTTTCCCCACAGATCTTATTACGGAATATTTGTGTCAAAATGTCTATGTATTTTGTACACAAAAATTCTCCCCACCTCTCTGCCAAGGCGATTTGCCCTTTTTCACAGGGCCTGGGATCTTGCTAAACCCTCCCCATGGGTAGCTCTGTCCTGCTATGGCCAGACTGCTTGAAGTCTTGCTACCCTATGTTGGAGCTACCTGGCCTGCAGCTACACCATACTGCAGCCCCATCTGACTTGTCAAGACTCACAGCCTGCAACAAAGCTACCTAGAGCATATTAATGCCTTGCTTGTCTCATTGCAAAGCTGCAATGAAGCTGAATGATTTCTGCAATGAATGTGCAATGAATTCTGACTGATCTGGATTCATCCTGCCAGGGCACGTAACGTAACAATAAGCTGATCCTGTTGGgttgggtttggtttgttttcctgtcaaGACAAAAGTGCCATCTTCTAGTTCCCTCCTGTATTCCTCCCCTTTTCCTGTCTATAACTGACACAGCCCTCTTTCTCCTACCTGACAGACGTCAcccatttaaaatatgttctcCCAAGCTTTTCCCAAAGCCCATTGGAATGTGCTCTTCTCAAGCTTCCTGGTGGATAAAAGCCATGCCAGTACAGTAGCTTCTGGACTGTGCAGACCATTCCCTGCTTGGTTTTGTGGTTTGCTTCATGTCAAAGTGTAGTATTGTGAGGGTTGAAGTCCAtcattgcatcttttttctGCCTCCATTCTGAGAGCAGAGCTGATGCCCTTTTACTTGCAAGAAGAACATGGGCTACAAGGTATACCTCACTTTTCAGACACAGATTTTATTAGTTTCACTTCATTAACACAAAAATAGGAAGGAACGTAATTCCAACAAGACAAGCATTCAaagttctatgattctatgaaaataaagcacagcatTAGAAATACCATGGCTACAGCAGGCTTTGTATCAAACTGATCTAATTTATACTGTAACATTAAAAAGGTGCTTTCACTTTTGTGCAGTAAAAGgtacaaaagaaaggaaaaataatatttccaaTTAAGAAAGTTTACTGTGAGCATAGTTTTGGTCTTTCCTTTGTATATCTGTGGCTATTAACCTCACAGGGGAGCAGTCAGACAGGTTGTCTCCCCCAGATGCCATTTAAATCATGTCTGCTTCTGACACAAGTGTCTCTTTCCCCTTACTGTCCATTGTAGGATCTTGAAGAGATTTGCTGTCAACGTAGGCATCTGTCACATGCCTAATGTTAAGTGGTGTGGAGTCCCTTCTTCCATCTTCGTGTTGCCTGGAGGTTGGTTGAACCTGTCCTTGCAGATTTCTGTGAGCAAGGCCTTGCTTGCATGCATGAATGGTGTCCCTCAAAGCAAACTGTTCACTCACATAAGGACTGTTCACCTGCACTTCCTTACAGTTTAAAGCAACACCTTAAAGTTAGTATCATGTCCTAGAATACCACTTTCTTTTACAGGAAAGTTCCCAATAATGGCATAAATGTATAGCCATAAGACACCAGTGAGTAATGGTCTCAAGTCTTCAGTAAGGGTGCAGTCCTGATAGCGGCACCAGAGGCAATGAGTGCTGTTCTCCTGGGAAGGCAAGGAGTTGTATCTCCCCTACAGTTGGTTGCTTTTGTAGTTCCAAGGTTGCTGTCTTTCTAAAAGTGTTTCCCAGCTAGCAGACTTGCTGTGTATGTCCAGGACATGTTTGTAGCATGCAGGAGACAACCCTGACATGCTTTCTGCATCTGCCACACAAAATCTGCCTCTACACATGTGATTTATATATCCAGAACTAGGGAGGCCTCCACCCAGTACTCAGCTCATGGTCTCCAAAATCCTCCAGAGGGTCCTGATATTTTCATACAGAATCTTGCACAGCAAATACCAAGGTAATTTTAATTCTGTCCTTGCTGATCTTTGCTGATGTACCTTTATTGGACAAGTGCTGATTTCCTTGGAGGAATATGATATGTTTTTGGGGGGTGCGCAACATTGACTTCTTTGCAGTCAGTAAAATCGGTGTGTGCAGTTACGTGTAAAACTGCACCCACAAAAATCACAATGTTACCCATTAAACCCACTTTGGAAAATGTTGTCAACTGAACACTGATATGGTTGGCATAAAATTAAAGacctaaaataaaaacactaaacCTTAGCCTATAGTAGAAAGGATTGCGTTTAAAAACAACTACACTATTAACTAACAGATAAATCCGTGGGTTAAATGGCTGCAGCAACATAAAGGTCAGTCAACTCTCCCATCAGAGGAGAGATGTATTCTTGTTATATTTCATATTCATCCTTTTCGTGGAAACATCTCTTATTCATGTAGGGAACATAAGGGAATGAGGAGTAAAatgaagaagactgaaagcttcCCAATACTAGATGGCTGGCTATGTTGCAGAAATACTGTCACTTCCAAAAGCAATCAGTATTTTAGGTGTTTGCTTAACGGTATATACTGAGCAGGCACATCAATCCTCAAAGCTTCCTCCTGAGCTAGTGTTGTTCACATAGCTGCAAATGCTTCTTGCAAGATGATTTATTACTCCTTGGTCTCTTCAACATTATATTCCCCTCAGTAAACCTCATGAGCATTTTTTCATCGGACAGAACTGGGTCCAACCACCAGAATAAAACTATTCTGGGCCCTATTCAAATCTTGATGTGATCCAGCTATGGCATTAACAATTATTGGAAAAATGGTAGATTCTGTTAgtttaagaatatatatataaaaaaaatgtaatccaCGGGATTAACCACAAGAATTGAGGGTCATGAAGTTTTTATTAGTGCTTGACATAAATTTCTTCAATAATGTCATGCAGTCCTGAATGCAAATATCTACCAGATAGtcttttgatgtatttttacaGTCCAGTAGAGATGTCATGTTCTGCAGTGGATGGTGTGAATGTGGAATTAACTCTTTCTAACTTTTCACGATAAACAGATGGACATTTTTTGCAGAGGTGAGCTGCAACATACTTTCGGAAAAAGTTATAAAGATATTTCCTAAACTTTTCTCCAACAAATGCATAGATCACAGGATTGATACAGCAGTGGATCATTGAAATGGTTTCTGTTACTTGGATTGCTTTCTCCAGTTTACTTTGGGTTTCACAATCTGGGTCAAAAAATGAACTTTGAAACGTATGCAAAAAAGAAGCAATATGGAATGGTGTCCAGAAGATGAAGTAAAAAATCATGATCACAAAAATAAGTCTGACagccttctgttttttctcattcctaCATCCCAATAATGTTTTTAGAATTTGAGAGTAACTGAAAATCATAATGAACATTGGAATGACAAGTCCCAGGATGTTCATCTTTAAAATGTAGGAGTACTTCCAATTTATTGAGCTATCACTTGGAAAATGAGCACTGCACGTATACCGTGAATTTTCCTTCTGCGTTTTGTGAAATACTATCCCAGGAACAGAGGCAAGCATAGCAACAGCCCAAGTGACAATGCTGGCAAGGATGCCGTAGGTAACTGTCCTCGCTTTCAAAGCAAACACTGCGTGCACTATGGCCAGATACCTGTCTATGGTCAACAGGATTATGAAAAAGATGCCGCTGTAGAAGCCGAGGAGGTAGACACCTGAGAGAATTCTGCACAACGCTTCCCCAAAAATCCAGTCATGAACAGCATAGTAGGCccaaaagggaagagaaaatataaagagCAAATCAGAAATTGCCAGATTGAGCAGGTAGATGTCAGTCATACTCTTCAATCTCTTGTATTTTATCAGGATAAGGACAACGAGCACGTTGCCTATGAGGCCAAATATTACCACCAAAGAATAAAGTGGTGGCAGAAGATTAGCTGCAAAGTGCTTTTCCTCCGTCCCCGTGCATGGTGCTGAATCGCCATAGTCAAATTCTGTTGTTGTAGCCATGTCAAGGAAGCCTATAGTATCGTTTTCCATGGTGTGTTGgtctggaaaggaagagaagggtgGTTAACTGCAGGAAACTGCAAGCTTGGTAGTCAGGGGAATGAAACACAGTGACAGGGCCTGGCCACCTCATCATTTTGCCTGCCCCTTCTGCAGCCTCACCcaaggaagaggaggcagcaggaaggtgtAGGTGTACACCCACAAGGGCTCTCTGGCACCAGTAAACCCTCAGTGACCACTGCTTGTTGAGGTTACTCATGGCTTCGAGCCTTGAGGCCTCTGGGAGTGGGGTCAGTGGAGGTGTAGAAATGCCCCTTGGCAAGGGGAGCTAAACGTAcccagctggagaagcagcaagTCCACGGTGTTGGTCTGCAGGGTGTTGGTCAGGCCAAGGTCATGAAACTGGTTTGGTCTTCAGTAACtctggaataaaaatgttgtggaGCCCTGTGTTGTGCAGGTTATGCTGAGCACACTCAGTTGATGACCTGCCGAGAAAATCACAATAGAAAGAATTGGTAGGCAACACCTTCTCGAATGGCATAACTGGTTTCAGTTGCTGTCAGCATAGCATATAGACCAACTGccaaaagaaagtaaaaaattacAGTGCTGTGAATTTTTAGTTCTCTCAGGATTTGATTTAAACCTCTGTTCAGGCTTTTACTGAACTAATACCCCTGCTCAAATGATTTCCTgattccttattttattttattgaagtcACAGTTCTGACGATCAATATGTGACGTGGCAACTTCACAGCAGTTGCAGCACAGTAACTGAGGAAGTGCAAGGGCTGCCCAAAATCTCTGTCCCCCTGATTTGGGCTGGGGGGCTGTGAGAGGGAGGGAGCTCCTCTGAGACGGAAGAGTCTCAGTCTAGGAGGTAAGTGGTGCAACAGAGCTGTGGAAGTCCTTGGCCACTTCTGTTACAGTGCAAGCAGGTAAAGGGATGAGACTTGGATGCCACCAAACCCTTCCCTTCCTGCCACCACACCTGCCCCTCTTCCCAAATCCCTGGTAGGCCTGGGAGCCAGATGCTGAAGTGTAGGTTTGTGTAATTTGGTCTCTGAaaagctgagcagaaatgtcgTCTCACGGGCtcctggagaaaataaaagaatttctgCATCTCCTGTGAGGAGCTGGGAATAGGATTTTGTGAAGACAGGTGTAAGAGGGACCTAAGGTGCTTCCCAGTCACCAAGTGGGGAAATTGATGCATTTGGTAGCCACTCAAATAGACTTACTTGCCATTTGGGAAAGTacctacactttttttttttgagggctGAGGAGGGTATCATGATGACTGCTTTCATCAGGCGGTGCATTTTCATGGCAGAATGATGCCTGTTCTCTTGACAAGGCAGCAGActgtttctgaaacagaaatcttcaggtcctgctcctgcctctaCTTGCTGTGTCATCTCTGACCCCTCGCAAAATGCAGCAATGATCGCTCCTTTCCTGtttgcagccctgctgtgcacttttttttaacAGCGGAGAGGTCTGCCCTGTGAGTCTGCAAATGTCTTTTGCAGAGACCACATTGTCAAAAACATCACTTCACAGAACTCTCTGCACTCGAGTTCTGCAAGACTAAATGGAGCTGAAGAGCTCAGCCCGTGGTTGGAGTGGCGCTGAGGCAGGCTGCTGGTCTGTTTTTTGGTTGAAGCTCAATTTAATTACCGTAGTCATCCATTTTGAGCTGTGGCTTTTGTTATCTACTTTGGAACTTATTTTGAGATGTAAAAACATCAGAATATAATTGTGGGgatcacagaactgaaggtAACTGGTTCTCTTGTGATTTGTCTTCTCTGTTGTCCAAGTCTTACCTTCTCTGATGGGTTGACCCTGGCCAACAAGCAGTTAAACCCCAATCCCGTCACTCACTTACACcccccacagtgggatgggggagagaatcagaaggCCAAAAGTGAGAAAGACTTGTGAATCAAGATAAAGACTGTTTGATAGGTGAAGGAAACAAAACGAAAAAAGAGGTGATGCATTTGCCACCTCACACTAAACAGATTCCCTACAATCCTTCCAGCAATACCTGCTTTGAAAAACCTCCAGCacagttttattgctgagcacaaCATTATATGACAAGGAATACATGTATCTTTTGGTCAGTATGGGTCACCCCTCCCAGCTGTAGTCATAAATGTAAAACACAGCGCTGTGTGAGCCAGGCCCA includes:
- the LOC137852645 gene encoding C-C chemokine receptor type 5-like, which encodes MENDTIGFLDMATTTEFDYGDSAPCTGTEEKHFAANLLPPLYSLVVIFGLIGNVLVVLILIKYKRLKSMTDIYLLNLAISDLLFIFSLPFWAYYAVHDWIFGEALCRILSGVYLLGFYSGIFFIILLTIDRYLAIVHAVFALKARTVTYGILASIVTWAVAMLASVPGIVFHKTQKENSRYTCSAHFPSDSSINWKYSYILKMNILGLVIPMFIMIFSYSQILKTLLGCRNEKKQKAVRLIFVIMIFYFIFWTPFHIASFLHTFQSSFFDPDCETQSKLEKAIQVTETISMIHCCINPVIYAFVGEKFRKYLYNFFRKYVAAHLCKKCPSVYREKLERVNSTFTPSTAEHDISTGL